In bacterium, the following proteins share a genomic window:
- the ileS gene encoding isoleucine--tRNA ligase produces the protein MDYSKTINLPKTGFSMKAGLPKLEPDILKKWEDMDIYKALLENNKEKAKYVLHDGPPYANGNIHIGHSLNKILKDIIVKYKAINSFNTPYIPGWDCHGLPIEHKVIERLPKDTEFSEIRKNCREYANKFVNIQREEFKRLGVFGDWNNPYLTFKKEYIIKTLELFKIMVRDGYVYKDKKPVFWCKSCRTALAEAEVIYKEKTSPSIYVKFPYKDKNLLIWTTTPWTLFGNTGIAIHPEYLYQEIEYNKEKIIMMKDLTSLMMKEKEYKVLRDISPKELSNEYAEHPFLERKSKIILDYLVSADSGTGCVHIAPGHGIEDYAAGCKNNLPLICDVDDNGRFIAGMFKDEDVSLADKKIIEYLDEIGMLFKKDEILHSYPHCWRCKKPIIFRATSQWFINIDHRDLRKRIISACDNVEWIPDYGKNRFVSTVEARADWCISRQRAWGIPIPSFFCNDCQRSHITEESIEKTQEIIKDGSIDEYFSNDITSGISCPFCGGKNLIKEKDILDVWFDSGSSHYAVLMDEKSLSWPANLYLEGSDQHRGWFQSSIITAIAGFNRAPYKAVLTHGFILDEKGIAMSKSAGNVISPQEIVEKYGADILRLWVCSVDFREDIKIGKEILSPIILSYRKIRNTFRFLLGNLYDFSCEKSVEYNELKAIDKYILHSLCALIIDVEDSYSKFEFHRAFRLILNFCTRDLSNLYLDVLKDRLYCEEANSLKRRAGQNVLYQCLISLVKLIAPILSFTAEEIWGYINPKSEIRNPKSESVFLTGFPEVNQKHKNPVIKEEMDEILEIRDVVNLALERKRTDKEIASSLEAALRIKTGKFDLLNKYKEELCEIFIVSSIELEKKEGLEIEVSKHKGIKCPRCWMKSFTENRDGLCERCNEVLTIQTF, from the coding sequence ATGGATTATAGCAAAACAATAAATCTTCCAAAAACAGGCTTTTCAATGAAGGCAGGCCTTCCTAAATTAGAGCCTGATATTTTGAAAAAATGGGAGGATATGGATATATACAAGGCTTTATTGGAAAACAACAAAGAAAAGGCAAAATATGTCCTCCATGATGGGCCACCTTATGCAAATGGCAATATCCACATTGGGCATAGCCTAAATAAAATCTTAAAGGACATAATTGTAAAATACAAGGCTATAAATAGCTTTAATACACCCTATATCCCAGGCTGGGATTGCCACGGCCTTCCTATTGAGCATAAGGTAATTGAGAGGCTCCCAAAGGATACAGAATTCTCTGAAATTAGAAAGAATTGCAGGGAATATGCAAATAAATTTGTCAATATTCAAAGGGAAGAATTTAAAAGGCTTGGCGTATTTGGCGATTGGAATAATCCATACCTTACATTTAAAAAGGAATACATCATAAAAACCCTGGAGCTTTTTAAGATAATGGTAAGGGATGGCTATGTATATAAGGATAAAAAGCCTGTATTTTGGTGTAAATCCTGTAGAACAGCATTAGCAGAGGCAGAGGTTATTTATAAAGAAAAGACAAGCCCGTCTATATATGTAAAATTCCCATATAAAGACAAAAACCTTCTTATATGGACAACAACGCCCTGGACATTGTTTGGAAATACAGGCATTGCTATACATCCAGAATACCTATATCAGGAGATAGAATATAACAAAGAAAAAATAATAATGATGAAAGATCTTACATCCCTTATGATGAAAGAAAAGGAATACAAGGTTTTAAGGGATATTTCTCCAAAGGAATTAAGCAATGAATACGCAGAGCATCCATTCCTTGAAAGAAAATCAAAGATAATCCTTGATTACCTTGTCAGTGCAGATTCTGGAACAGGCTGTGTCCATATTGCACCAGGTCATGGAATAGAGGATTATGCCGCAGGTTGTAAAAACAACCTTCCCTTAATCTGCGATGTTGATGATAATGGAAGGTTCATTGCCGGAATGTTCAAAGATGAGGATGTGTCTTTGGCAGATAAGAAGATTATTGAATATTTGGATGAAATTGGGATGCTTTTTAAAAAGGATGAAATTTTACATTCATATCCTCATTGCTGGAGGTGCAAAAAACCTATTATATTTCGGGCAACAAGCCAATGGTTCATAAATATTGACCACAGGGATTTAAGAAAGAGAATAATCTCTGCTTGTGATAATGTAGAGTGGATACCAGATTATGGAAAGAATAGGTTTGTATCAACGGTGGAAGCAAGGGCCGATTGGTGTATATCAAGGCAGAGGGCATGGGGAATTCCTATCCCAAGCTTTTTTTGCAATGATTGCCAGAGGTCCCATATTACAGAGGAAAGCATTGAGAAAACACAAGAGATAATTAAAGATGGCTCAATAGATGAATATTTTAGTAATGATATAACATCTGGTATATCCTGCCCCTTTTGTGGAGGAAAAAATCTTATAAAAGAAAAGGATATCCTTGATGTCTGGTTTGATTCCGGGTCTTCCCATTACGCTGTTTTAATGGATGAGAAAAGCCTTTCCTGGCCAGCAAACCTATATCTTGAAGGTTCTGATCAGCATCGTGGTTGGTTTCAATCATCTATTATAACAGCAATCGCAGGTTTTAATAGGGCTCCATACAAGGCTGTTTTGACACATGGATTTATCTTGGATGAAAAGGGGATTGCTATGTCAAAATCAGCCGGCAATGTTATTTCTCCCCAAGAGATTGTTGAAAAATATGGGGCAGATATATTAAGGCTTTGGGTTTGTTCTGTTGATTTCAGAGAGGATATAAAAATAGGTAAAGAGATTCTTTCACCAATCATTTTGTCATATAGAAAGATAAGGAATACATTTAGGTTTTTGTTAGGAAACCTTTATGATTTTTCTTGTGAAAAATCCGTAGAATATAATGAGCTAAAGGCTATTGACAAATATATCTTGCACTCTCTTTGTGCTTTAATAATTGATGTAGAAGATAGCTATTCTAAATTTGAGTTTCATAGGGCATTTAGGCTAATCCTTAATTTTTGCACAAGGGATTTATCAAATTTATATCTTGATGTATTAAAAGATAGGTTATATTGCGAAGAGGCTAATTCGCTCAAAAGAAGGGCAGGGCAGAATGTGCTTTATCAATGTCTTATCTCTCTGGTAAAGCTTATTGCACCAATCCTTTCATTCACCGCAGAAGAAATATGGGGATATATAAATCCGAAATCCGAAATCCGAAATCCGAAATCCGAAAGTGTGTTTTTGACAGGGTTTCCTGAGGTAAATCAAAAGCATAAAAATCCTGTGATAAAAGAAGAGATGGATGAAATTCTTGAAATAAGGGATGTGGTTAATCTTGCCTTGGAAAGGAAAAGGACCGATAAGGAAATTGCTTCATCGTTAGAGGCGGCCTTAAGAATAAAGACAGGGAAGTTTGACCTGCTCAATAAATATAAAGAGGAGCTTTGTGAAATATTTATTGTCTCCTCTATTGAGCTTGAAAAGAAAGAAGGCTTAGAGATAGAGGTTAGTAAGCACAAAGGAATAAAATGTCCAAGGTGCTGGATGAAAAGCTTTACAGAAAATAGAGATGGTCTATGCGAAAGGTGTAATGAGGTGTTGACAATACAAACATTTTAG
- the mutM gene encoding DNA-formamidopyrimidine glycosylase, translated as MPELPEIETLKNEIISYGLIGKRIIEININDLRTINMPANKFKKSILGESIEGVERRGKNLILNLSNKGFIAIHLKLFGQMRVSDKPILSQLSFCFDNGKSLCLSQLAFGAGASLFLDTSLEDVFNLGKDALKISISEFKEILKKGKVKPILMEQKKIAGIGNTYADEILFLSKINPERDASSLKEDEIRVLYKAMGDILNEAIKNGGVTLDDFIHLDGRRGNFRCRVHNREGEACLSCNSAIKKIRLGGRGTFFCPNCQI; from the coding sequence ATGCCTGAGCTTCCTGAGATAGAGACTTTAAAGAATGAGATTATAAGCTATGGTCTTATTGGAAAAAGAATAATAGAAATCAATATCAATGATTTAAGGACAATAAATATGCCAGCCAATAAATTTAAAAAATCCATCTTGGGAGAAAGCATAGAGGGTGTAGAAAGAAGGGGAAAAAATCTTATTCTTAATCTTTCAAATAAAGGCTTTATTGCAATTCATCTTAAGCTTTTTGGTCAGATGAGGGTATCAGATAAGCCTATTCTGTCACAATTAAGCTTTTGTTTTGACAATGGAAAAAGCCTCTGCCTTTCCCAGCTTGCATTTGGTGCAGGAGCTAGCCTTTTCTTGGATACCTCATTGGAGGATGTTTTTAATCTTGGAAAGGATGCCTTAAAAATAAGCATTTCTGAATTTAAAGAAATCCTTAAAAAGGGAAAGGTAAAGCCAATTCTTATGGAGCAAAAGAAAATTGCTGGGATTGGAAATACATATGCAGATGAGATATTGTTTTTATCAAAGATAAATCCAGAAAGGGATGCTAGTTCATTAAAAGAAGATGAAATAAGGGTTTTATATAAGGCAATGGGAGATATTTTAAACGAGGCAATTAAAAATGGTGGTGTAACTTTGGATGACTTTATCCACCTTGATGGCAGAAGGGGAAATTTTAGATGCAGGGTTCATAACAGGGAGGGAGAAGCTTGTTTATCCTGTAATTCAGCTATAAAAAAAATAAGGTTGGGAGGTCGGGGAACATTCTTCTGCCCTAATTGTCAAATTTAA
- a CDS encoding ribosomal-processing cysteine protease Prp, translating into MIRIEILRDNEKRIISFSASGHSFYKKKGEDIICAGVSAILQTAILGLSEYLNLALNVKREDGFLDVRLVLKPSPEALSILETMRLGIYGIAEKYPNYIEIIENL; encoded by the coding sequence ATGATAAGAATAGAAATTTTAAGGGATAATGAAAAAAGGATAATCTCCTTCTCTGCATCTGGTCATTCATTTTATAAGAAAAAGGGAGAGGATATAATCTGTGCTGGCGTCTCTGCTATTCTTCAAACGGCCATTCTTGGGCTTTCAGAATACCTTAATTTAGCCCTTAATGTAAAAAGAGAAGATGGTTTTCTTGATGTAAGGCTTGTCTTGAAACCAAGCCCTGAAGCATTATCAATCCTTGAGACAATGAGGCTTGGCATTTATGGAATTGCCGAGAAATATCCAAATTATATTGAAATTATAGAGAATCTTTGA